From the genome of bacterium, one region includes:
- a CDS encoding efflux RND transporter periplasmic adaptor subunit yields MSNKKTFWGMAIAAIVVAAFGIGWVLGSGGAELPPTQAYASEGASKNEAHDDHGEDKHGEKPGAHDEKGAAHEEHGEEGVIRLSDAVLKEFGIEIATAGSGSLRHELTLPGEVGLNTDRLAHVNPRFAGVIREVRRSLGDRVGAGQILAVMESNESLSNYEIKAPISGTIIERHAHVGELHQDAEPLFVIADLSTVWVDLRIYQKDLPHVRKGQAVNISTGTDQPDYEGTISYLGPVVSEDTRTALARVVVKNAENSLRPGTFVTARVTVDETQLPLVIPQSAIQTIEDKASVFVQTEEGFRPVPITTGRTTPDQAEVLTGLQTGQQYAAKGAFTLKAQLSKASFGDGHNH; encoded by the coding sequence ATGAGCAACAAGAAGACTTTTTGGGGAATGGCCATCGCGGCGATTGTCGTCGCTGCTTTCGGCATCGGTTGGGTTTTGGGATCCGGCGGCGCGGAACTGCCGCCGACACAAGCCTATGCGTCCGAGGGTGCATCGAAAAACGAAGCGCACGACGATCACGGTGAGGACAAACATGGAGAGAAACCCGGGGCGCACGACGAGAAGGGCGCTGCTCACGAAGAGCACGGGGAGGAAGGGGTGATCCGACTGAGCGACGCAGTTCTGAAGGAGTTCGGCATTGAAATCGCCACAGCCGGGTCGGGATCGCTACGACACGAATTGACTCTGCCCGGCGAAGTCGGTCTGAACACCGACCGTTTGGCCCACGTCAATCCTCGCTTTGCGGGCGTCATCCGAGAGGTTCGTCGGAGCCTGGGAGATCGTGTCGGCGCAGGACAGATTCTCGCGGTCATGGAGAGCAACGAGAGCTTATCGAACTACGAAATAAAGGCGCCCATTTCCGGGACGATCATCGAACGCCATGCGCACGTGGGAGAATTGCATCAGGACGCGGAACCGCTCTTCGTCATCGCGGATTTGAGCACCGTCTGGGTGGACCTGCGTATTTACCAGAAGGACCTGCCCCATGTGCGGAAGGGTCAGGCGGTCAACATTTCGACTGGGACGGATCAGCCGGATTACGAGGGAACGATTTCTTATCTTGGGCCGGTCGTCAGCGAGGATACCCGAACGGCCTTGGCGCGCGTCGTGGTCAAGAACGCGGAAAACAGCCTTCGTCCGGGAACGTTTGTAACCGCTCGCGTCACGGTGGACGAGACGCAGCTTCCGTTGGTCATCCCGCAAAGCGCCATTCAAACCATCGAGGACAAGGCGTCCGTATTCGTCCAAACGGAGGAAGGATTCAGGCCGGTTCCGATCACGACTGGAAGGACGACTCCCGACCAGGCTGAAGTCCTGACCGGATTGCAGACTGGGCAGCAATACGCCGCCAAGGGCGCGTTCACACTCAAGGCTCAATTGTCCAAAGCCTCCTTCGGAGACGGCCACAACCACTAA
- a CDS encoding CusA/CzcA family heavy metal efflux RND transporter, giving the protein MTRLIEFALRSRLLITVIGVLFLGAGYLAYRQLPVDAFPDVTPALVQVFTETEGLAPEEVEKYITYPVETAMNGLPNLHEIRSVSNFGLSVVNIYFEDGTDIYFARQLVGERLQLAREEIPEGFGEPEMGPIATGMGQVLFYFVEDETGKRGKEEMRSIQDWLIKFNIQTVPGVTEVLSLGGDVKQFQVQVRPVDLLRYDLSLNDILESVKANNSNVGAQFIVKNAEEYVVRSIGLAEKVPDIERIVLKVKDGTPVYLSQVADVVVGGEVRRGLATMNGKGEAIVGMVLKLIGTNTSDVIRDVKIKMEEINRILPPGIKVVPYYDQATLVAKCVHTVTEALLEAVVLIVIIQLLLLGGLRPSIVVLAAIPFSLAFSFLAMRFIGISANLMSLGGLAIALGLLVDGAVVMVENVDRMLRESDPAEPKIHVVARACSEVARPILFSLLIIVIVFLPLFTLQGVEGKTFKPLAQTMAAAMLGSLLFAVLFVPVLASLLMKRPKAGGAEHKEFIVLRGLLRGYRPAVSFFVRKPAAAVAIALILLVIGGFIFTRLGSEFVPRLNEGDLLIRATMAPSISLEESRDTMTRFERRLMERFPEVTRVVTRVGRGEVGAHADPVNSAEAFVALKPMDQWETAHSLSELYAKMGEAFKDFPGAQFNFTQPIAAAVDELLTGTKAELAIKLFGSEMAVLKEKSDEIARVIAKVPGASDVQKDQITGTPQLRITVDRAAISRYGINVADVQETIRMAVGGEEAGQIFEDIRRFDIVLRFAPEARASKEAIGDILIHGPDATRVPLSQLAVIEEIVGPRQITRENNQRFITVQCNVRGRDIGSFVNDAQRAIEAEVKLPPGYLVSWGGQFELQQEANKRLMLVIPVTLFIVFLLLFSSFNSLKNSFLILLNIPLALVGGVAALWLSGQNLSVPASVGFIALFGIALANGMVLVTYLNQLVNQGVSLAEASVQGACMRLRPVLMTALAAGLGLVPMVLSSGTGSEVQRPLATVVIGGLVTSTFLTLLVIPAVYRWFANVPEIEIPETEEELS; this is encoded by the coding sequence ATGACGCGATTGATTGAATTTGCCCTTCGCAGCCGTCTGCTGATTACCGTTATCGGGGTGTTGTTCCTGGGCGCGGGTTACCTGGCCTACCGACAACTCCCCGTTGACGCTTTTCCGGACGTCACCCCGGCCTTGGTGCAAGTGTTCACCGAAACGGAAGGCCTCGCACCCGAGGAAGTGGAAAAGTACATCACCTATCCCGTCGAAACGGCCATGAACGGTCTTCCGAATCTCCACGAGATTCGATCCGTTTCCAATTTCGGCTTGTCCGTCGTGAATATCTATTTTGAAGACGGCACGGATATCTACTTCGCGCGCCAGCTTGTCGGTGAGCGGCTGCAGCTTGCGCGCGAGGAGATACCCGAGGGCTTCGGCGAACCGGAAATGGGGCCCATCGCCACGGGCATGGGACAGGTGTTGTTCTATTTCGTCGAAGACGAGACGGGTAAGCGCGGCAAGGAGGAGATGCGTTCCATCCAGGACTGGCTCATCAAATTCAACATCCAGACGGTTCCTGGCGTTACGGAAGTGCTATCGCTCGGAGGCGACGTTAAACAATTCCAGGTTCAGGTTCGTCCAGTCGATCTCCTGCGCTACGACCTATCCTTGAACGACATTCTCGAATCCGTAAAGGCGAACAACTCCAACGTGGGCGCGCAATTCATCGTCAAGAACGCCGAGGAGTACGTGGTTCGTTCCATCGGGCTTGCCGAGAAGGTGCCCGATATCGAGCGGATCGTACTCAAGGTCAAGGATGGCACGCCGGTTTATCTTTCGCAGGTCGCAGACGTGGTTGTGGGCGGCGAGGTGCGTCGCGGTCTCGCAACCATGAATGGCAAAGGCGAAGCCATCGTTGGAATGGTTCTCAAGCTCATCGGGACCAACACCTCGGACGTCATTCGTGACGTGAAAATCAAAATGGAGGAAATCAACCGCATCCTTCCACCGGGCATCAAGGTTGTTCCGTATTACGACCAGGCGACCCTTGTGGCCAAGTGCGTCCACACGGTTACCGAAGCCCTGCTTGAAGCGGTCGTTCTGATTGTCATCATCCAGCTTCTTCTGCTGGGTGGACTGCGGCCGAGCATCGTTGTCCTTGCCGCCATCCCGTTTTCTCTCGCCTTTTCATTTCTCGCCATGCGGTTCATCGGTATTTCGGCGAACCTCATGTCGCTGGGCGGCCTGGCTATCGCCTTGGGCCTACTCGTGGACGGGGCGGTGGTCATGGTCGAGAACGTGGATCGGATGCTGCGAGAGAGCGATCCGGCGGAACCGAAAATTCACGTGGTTGCACGCGCTTGCTCCGAAGTCGCCCGACCGATTCTCTTTTCGCTTCTCATCATCGTCATTGTTTTTCTGCCGCTCTTCACGCTCCAAGGCGTCGAGGGTAAGACCTTCAAACCGCTGGCTCAGACGATGGCGGCGGCCATGTTGGGCTCCCTGCTATTCGCCGTGCTGTTCGTGCCGGTGCTGGCCAGTCTGTTGATGAAACGGCCGAAAGCCGGAGGAGCAGAGCACAAAGAGTTTATCGTACTGCGAGGTTTGCTGCGCGGTTATCGCCCGGCGGTATCGTTTTTTGTGCGGAAACCAGCGGCCGCCGTTGCCATTGCGTTGATCCTGCTCGTCATCGGCGGATTTATCTTTACGCGCCTTGGTTCGGAATTCGTGCCGCGTCTGAATGAAGGCGACCTTCTGATTCGAGCGACAATGGCGCCCTCGATTTCCCTTGAGGAATCCCGCGACACTATGACTCGTTTCGAGCGACGGCTGATGGAAAGATTTCCCGAAGTCACGCGCGTCGTAACACGGGTCGGGCGCGGCGAAGTGGGCGCACACGCCGATCCTGTCAACTCGGCGGAAGCGTTCGTTGCCCTGAAACCAATGGACCAATGGGAAACGGCTCACTCGTTATCCGAACTTTATGCCAAGATGGGCGAAGCCTTTAAGGATTTCCCCGGTGCGCAGTTCAACTTTACGCAACCGATCGCGGCTGCGGTCGATGAATTGCTCACGGGCACCAAAGCGGAACTGGCGATCAAGCTCTTCGGGTCGGAAATGGCGGTGCTGAAAGAAAAGTCCGATGAGATCGCCCGTGTCATCGCCAAAGTTCCAGGCGCCTCGGATGTTCAAAAAGATCAGATCACCGGCACCCCGCAACTTCGCATCACAGTGGACCGAGCCGCCATCTCGCGATACGGCATCAACGTCGCGGATGTTCAGGAAACCATCCGCATGGCTGTCGGCGGCGAAGAAGCGGGACAGATCTTCGAGGATATCCGCCGATTCGACATCGTACTTCGATTCGCGCCGGAAGCCCGAGCAAGCAAGGAGGCCATCGGCGACATCCTGATTCACGGTCCTGACGCCACGCGCGTTCCGCTATCGCAACTGGCGGTCATCGAGGAAATCGTCGGGCCACGTCAGATCACCCGCGAGAACAACCAGCGCTTCATCACGGTCCAATGCAACGTCCGAGGACGGGACATCGGCTCTTTCGTGAATGACGCCCAGCGAGCGATTGAGGCCGAGGTAAAACTTCCACCAGGCTATTTGGTAAGTTGGGGCGGCCAGTTCGAGCTTCAACAGGAAGCCAACAAGCGTCTGATGCTCGTCATCCCCGTGACGCTGTTCATCGTATTTCTGCTCCTCTTTTCATCCTTCAACTCGCTGAAGAATTCATTCCTCATTCTCCTGAACATTCCGTTGGCGCTGGTCGGCGGCGTCGCCGCGCTCTGGCTGTCGGGGCAGAACCTGTCCGTTCCGGCTTCCGTCGGCTTCATCGCCTTGTTCGGAATTGCGCTCGCCAACGGGATGGTGCTGGTGACGTACTTGAATCAGTTGGTCAACCAAGGAGTGTCTCTGGCGGAAGCGAGCGTGCAAGGGGCTTGCATGCGCCTGCGTCCAGTCTTGATGACGGCTCTCGCCGCGGGCCTGGGTCTGGTGCCGATGGTCTTGTCTTCCGGAACTGGCAGCGAGGTACAACGGCCGCTGGCTACGGTGGTCATCGGCGGCCTGGTCACATCAACCTTTTTGACGTTGCTCGTCATCCCGGCTGTCTATCGATGGTTCGCCAACGTCCCCGAAATCGAGATTCCTGAAACAGAGGAGGAGCTGTCATGA
- a CDS encoding TolC family protein produces the protein MFRYGIALFISCIAFLVIGCASHRIDASWPTQRPLGGSVESYRPPTAISDEPDSEGTSKIEGPLTLSQALALALMNNPELKAFGWDVRAAEARFLQAGVSPNPEFEAEVEEFGGAGERSGFDGAAATFSLSQALELSGKRSKRSAVAELEGKAAGWDYETKRIEVLTSVVKAFIDVLTAQEKLALTGEAVQLSERLLETVQKLHEIGKAPALEIAKARVSIASSRIEHENAARNLAATKQRLAAIWGGGASSLDKVTGDFQAVPSIPQLADLESRIAQNPDLARFEDELRLRRAAVDLEKANRVPDLTVRGGVQRFGDADDTTFVLGIGIPLPIFDSNKGNVAAARFEERKAVENGRAATLRLRTELTDTYQRLSAAFSEINSQRADVIPQAQSAFQSAEEFYRMGRFSFLEVLDAQRTLYDARSRLVEVLSEYHQSVADIERLTGQSMNP, from the coding sequence ATGTTCCGTTACGGAATTGCCTTATTTATTTCGTGCATCGCCTTCCTGGTGATCGGTTGCGCCAGTCACCGCATCGATGCCTCGTGGCCGACCCAGCGTCCATTAGGCGGAAGTGTCGAGTCATACCGACCGCCGACCGCGATTTCAGATGAGCCCGACTCAGAGGGAACCTCCAAAATCGAAGGCCCGTTGACGCTTTCGCAAGCACTCGCTCTCGCGCTGATGAACAACCCCGAGTTGAAAGCATTCGGTTGGGACGTGCGCGCGGCGGAAGCTCGGTTCCTGCAAGCAGGCGTATCGCCGAACCCTGAGTTCGAAGCAGAGGTCGAGGAATTCGGCGGCGCTGGAGAACGTAGCGGGTTTGACGGCGCGGCGGCGACGTTTTCGCTGAGCCAAGCACTCGAATTGAGCGGCAAGAGGTCGAAGCGTTCCGCCGTAGCCGAACTGGAGGGCAAAGCGGCGGGATGGGACTATGAGACCAAACGCATCGAGGTGTTAACCTCCGTCGTCAAGGCGTTCATCGATGTCTTGACTGCCCAGGAAAAGCTGGCGCTCACCGGCGAGGCGGTTCAACTGTCGGAACGTCTCCTGGAAACCGTCCAGAAACTCCATGAAATCGGGAAAGCGCCCGCATTGGAAATCGCCAAGGCGCGCGTCTCCATTGCTTCAAGCCGAATCGAGCACGAAAACGCCGCGAGAAATCTCGCCGCCACGAAGCAGCGATTGGCGGCGATTTGGGGCGGCGGCGCGTCCTCCTTAGACAAAGTTACGGGAGATTTCCAGGCCGTCCCGTCCATCCCCCAACTGGCAGACTTGGAATCCCGTATCGCGCAGAATCCGGACCTTGCCCGATTTGAAGACGAACTTCGCCTGCGCCGCGCGGCAGTGGATTTGGAAAAAGCCAACCGCGTTCCCGATCTGACGGTCAGAGGCGGCGTGCAACGGTTCGGCGATGCGGACGATACCACCTTCGTACTCGGCATCGGCATTCCATTGCCGATTTTCGACAGCAACAAGGGCAATGTGGCGGCCGCGCGCTTCGAGGAAAGAAAAGCAGTGGAAAACGGCCGCGCGGCCACGCTGCGTCTTCGCACCGAACTGACGGATACCTATCAAAGGTTGTCGGCCGCTTTTTCGGAAATCAATTCCCAAAGGGCGGACGTCATCCCTCAAGCGCAAAGCGCATTTCAAAGCGCCGAGGAATTCTACCGAATGGGCCGCTTCAGCTTCCTGGAAGTCCTGGACGCGCAGCGGACCCTCTATGACGCGAGATCGCGCCTGGTGGAAGTCCTCTCCGAGTATCACCAATCCGTCGCCGACATCGAACGGTTGACGGGACAATCCATGAATCCATGA